In Macadamia integrifolia cultivar HAES 741 chromosome 5, SCU_Mint_v3, whole genome shotgun sequence, a single window of DNA contains:
- the LOC122078245 gene encoding formamidase-like isoform X2 produces MAPTTPKLVVPIDLTKKPWEQKVPLHNRYHPDIPPVADVTEGEVFRVEVVDCRGGAVGDNDTALDLNATDLFAVHYLSGPIRVLDKEGMPAKPGDLLAVEICNLGPLPGSEWGYTASHDREHGGSFLTDHFPDATKAIWYFEGIYAYSPQIPGVRFPGLLHPGVIGTAPSMELLNIWNDRERELVENGHKSMTLTEALHQRPFALLPTPESCFLGKIEEGTPEWERIAREGARTVPGRENGGNCDIKNLSTGSKIYLPVFVDGANLSTGDMHFSQGDGEVSFCGAIEINGFLELKCEIIRNGMGEYLTPMGPTPLHVSPIFEIGPIEPRFSEWLVFEGISVDESGRQHYLDASIAFKRAVLNAIDYISKFGYSKEQVYLLLSACPCEARISGIVDAPNACVTLAVPTAIFDQDIRPKAGVGPRVMRKPDVMKCPYNGKFPMTKNTSASTSS; encoded by the exons ATGGCTCCTACAACTCCAAAACTAGTAGTTCCCATTGACCTGACAAAGAAGCCATGGGAGCAGAAGGTACCTCTTCACAACCGTTATCACCCAGATATCCCCCCTGTTGCAGATGTTACAGAAGGTGAGGTGTTCAGAGTTGAGGTGGTAGACTGTAGAGGAGGAGCCGTTGGAGACAATGACACTGCCCTTGATTTAAATGCCACAGATCTCTTTGCT GTGCACTATCTTAGCGGACCCATTCGAGTATTGGACAAAGAGGGCATGCCGGCTAAGCCAGGTGATCTTCTTGCAGTTGAAATCTGCAACTTGGGTCCTCTCCCTGGATCTGAATGGGGTTATACAGCATCGCATGATAGAGAACATGGGGGTAGTTTTCTGACTGATCATTTCCCTGATGCAACTAAAGCTATTTGGTATTTTGAAGGGATATATGCCTACTCACCTCAAATACCAG GTGTGCGATTTCCTGGTTTACTTCATCCTGGAGTTATTGGCACTGCACCATCAATGGAACTCCTAAACATATGGAATGACAGGGAAAGAGAACTTGTAGAAAATGGTCATAAGTCTATGACATTGACTGAGGCCTTGCACCAACGACCATTTGCATTGTTGCCAACACCAGAAAGCTGTTTTCTTGGAAAG ATTGAAGAGGGAACACCTGAATGGGAAAGAATTGCAAGGGAGGGTGCAAGGACAGTTCCTGGAAGAGAAAATGGAGGAAATTGTGATATCAAGAATCTCAGCACAGGTTCAAAAATATACCTTCCAGTATTTGTTGATGGAGCAAATCTTAGCACGGGTGACATGCATTTCTCTCAGGGTGATGGTGAAGTTTCATTCTGTGGAGCAATAGAGATTAATGGATTTCTAGAGCTCAA ATGTGAAATCATAAGGAATGGAATGGGAGAGTACCTCACACCGATGGGTCCAACTCCTCTACACGTAAGCCCAATCTTTGAGATTGGCCCGATTGAACCAAGATTCTCAGAATGGTTGGTATTTGAAGGTATCAGTGTAGATGAGAGTGGAAGGCAACATTATCTTGATGCAAGTATTGCATTCAAGCGTGCAGTACTCAATGCCATTGACTATATATCTAAATTCGGATACTCTAAAGAACAGGTCTATCTTTTGCTATCAGCTTGCCCTTGCGAAGCAAGAATTTCAGGAATAGTTGATGCTCCCAATGCATGTGTAACTCTTGCAGTTCCAACAGCTATATTTGACCAG GATATACGCCCGAAAGCTGGAGTGGGACCCAGGGTGATGAGGAAACCAGATGTTATGAAATGCCCTTATAATGGAAAGTTTCCCATGACAAAGAACACCAGTGCCAGTACTTCATCGTAA
- the LOC122078245 gene encoding formamidase-like isoform X1 produces MAPTTPKLVVPIDLTKKPWEQKVPLHNRYHPDIPPVADVTEGEVFRVEVVDCRGGAVGDNDTALDLNATDLFAVHYLSGPIRVLDKEGMPAKPGDLLAVEICNLGPLPGSEWGYTASHDREHGGSFLTDHFPDATKAIWYFEGIYAYSPQIPGVRFPGLLHPGVIGTAPSMELLNIWNDRERELVENGHKSMTLTEIEEGTPEWERIAREGARTVPGRENGGNCDIKNLSTGSKIYLPVFVDGANLSTGDMHFSQGDGEVSFCGAIEINGFLELKCEIIRNGMGEYLTPMGPTPLHVSPIFEIGPIEPRFSEWLVFEGISVDESGRQHYLDASIAFKRAVLNAIDYISKFGYSKEQVYLLLSACPCEARISGIVDAPNACVTLAVPTAIFDQDIRPKAGVGPRVMRKPDVMKCPYNGKFPMTKNTSASTSS; encoded by the exons ATGGCTCCTACAACTCCAAAACTAGTAGTTCCCATTGACCTGACAAAGAAGCCATGGGAGCAGAAGGTACCTCTTCACAACCGTTATCACCCAGATATCCCCCCTGTTGCAGATGTTACAGAAGGTGAGGTGTTCAGAGTTGAGGTGGTAGACTGTAGAGGAGGAGCCGTTGGAGACAATGACACTGCCCTTGATTTAAATGCCACAGATCTCTTTGCT GTGCACTATCTTAGCGGACCCATTCGAGTATTGGACAAAGAGGGCATGCCGGCTAAGCCAGGTGATCTTCTTGCAGTTGAAATCTGCAACTTGGGTCCTCTCCCTGGATCTGAATGGGGTTATACAGCATCGCATGATAGAGAACATGGGGGTAGTTTTCTGACTGATCATTTCCCTGATGCAACTAAAGCTATTTGGTATTTTGAAGGGATATATGCCTACTCACCTCAAATACCAG GTGTGCGATTTCCTGGTTTACTTCATCCTGGAGTTATTGGCACTGCACCATCAATGGAACTCCTAAACATATGGAATGACAGGGAAAGAGAACTTGTAGAAAATGGTCATAAGTCTATGACATTGACTGAG ATTGAAGAGGGAACACCTGAATGGGAAAGAATTGCAAGGGAGGGTGCAAGGACAGTTCCTGGAAGAGAAAATGGAGGAAATTGTGATATCAAGAATCTCAGCACAGGTTCAAAAATATACCTTCCAGTATTTGTTGATGGAGCAAATCTTAGCACGGGTGACATGCATTTCTCTCAGGGTGATGGTGAAGTTTCATTCTGTGGAGCAATAGAGATTAATGGATTTCTAGAGCTCAA ATGTGAAATCATAAGGAATGGAATGGGAGAGTACCTCACACCGATGGGTCCAACTCCTCTACACGTAAGCCCAATCTTTGAGATTGGCCCGATTGAACCAAGATTCTCAGAATGGTTGGTATTTGAAGGTATCAGTGTAGATGAGAGTGGAAGGCAACATTATCTTGATGCAAGTATTGCATTCAAGCGTGCAGTACTCAATGCCATTGACTATATATCTAAATTCGGATACTCTAAAGAACAGGTCTATCTTTTGCTATCAGCTTGCCCTTGCGAAGCAAGAATTTCAGGAATAGTTGATGCTCCCAATGCATGTGTAACTCTTGCAGTTCCAACAGCTATATTTGACCAG GATATACGCCCGAAAGCTGGAGTGGGACCCAGGGTGATGAGGAAACCAGATGTTATGAAATGCCCTTATAATGGAAAGTTTCCCATGACAAAGAACACCAGTGCCAGTACTTCATCGTAA